GGTGCCGACCGAGCGTTTCAGCCAGGGCATCGCCATCGCGCCGTTCCAGCGCGGTGATCATCTCTTCATGCTCGGCGATGGCCGCTGCCCACCGCTCCGGCCCCTCATGGCCGATGAAGCGGATACGCTTCAGCCGCATCTGCAGTGTCGCATGGACATGCGCCAGCGCTTCGTTGCCGGAATAGCGGACGATGAGGGTGTGGATCTCCTGGTTCAGCTTGTAATAAGCGAGCCGGTCGCCAATGCCGTAGAGGCGCATCATCTCGTCATGGGCGGCGCGTATGGTGGCGATTTCGGCGTCCGACGCGTTCCGGCAGCACAGGCGGCCCGCCAGTTCCTCCAGATTGCCGATGACCACGAGCATATCGTGGACATCCTTGGCGTCGAACCGCTTCACGACGGCGCCCCGGCTCTGCACAAGCTCCACCAGCCCTTCGCTGGCGAGGTACTTGATCGCCTCGCGCAGCGGCGTCCGGGAAACGCCGAGCTCTTCGCCGAGCTGGCCCTCATGCAGTCGGGAGCCGGGCGGAAGCTGCCCTTCGATGATCATGTCGCGCAGGTGTCCGACAAGCGTATCGTGGAGCGACTGGCGGGATATGCGGCGCGTGCCACCGTCCGGTGTCGCCGCACTCCGGCCTGCGCCTGCGATCGCTAGCGATTCAACCATCTTCACCTCGGATCTGCCGGCCCCTTGTGCGCCATCGCCGCAGCGATGCGCACGGGGAAACCACTAGAGCAGTTCCAACATGCCAGCCAGTCAGCGTCAAACGAAAATGCTGTATGCAGAATACAAAACGCTTGATGCGTGCATTTTTGTTGGCTACAGATACCGCCGATGAACGCTCGGGGAGGAACCGTCATGTCCGTCGAAACCGCAGATGCACGCCCAGTCATCGCCTTGGCCATGGGCGATCCGGCTGGCATCAGCCCCGAACTGACGGCCATGCTTCTGGCCGATCCGGAAACGCGGGAAGCCGCCCGGATCGTCGTCTTCGGTGACCGCCGCATCCTCGACAAGGGCGCGCAGGAAGCCGGCGTCGAGCTGGACCTCGAAATGCTGGCAGCACCCGGTGCTCCAACCGGCGAGCGCCATGCCATGGTGGATCTGCAGCATCTTGCGCCGGACGAGGTCGAGCGCGGCGAAGCCACGCTCAAGGGCGGCACCTTCGCCACCACCAATTTCCGCAAGGCGCTCGAAATGGCCGATGCCGGCCGCGCCGATGCCGTGATGTTCACGCCCTTCAACAAGAAGGCCATGCGCTACGCCTATCCGGGCTATGACGACGAGATCCGCTTTGTGGTCGACGTCACCGGCTTCAACGGCAAGGTGCGCGAGTTCAACGTCCTCGAAAAGGTCTGGAATGCGCGGGTCACCTCGCACATTCCGCTCAAGGACGTCTCGGAGCATCTGAGTGTCGACGCCATCCTGGCAGAGGTGGAGCTGACGGTCCGGTGCCTAAAGCAGTCCGGCATCGAAAAGCCGCGCGTGGCGGTTGCCGGGTTGAACCCGCATGCCGGCGATGGCGGCTCCTTCGGCATGGAAGAGATCGACGTGATTGAGCCGGCGGTCAAGGCGGCGCAGGAGCGCGGCTATGACGTCGAGGGTCCGTTCCCGGCCGACACGGTCTTCCTGCGGGCCCTGAAGGACGAGTTCCACGCCGTGCTGACCATGTATCACGACCAGGGCCAGATCGCGATGAAGATGATGGGCTTCGACAAGGGCGTGACCATGATGGGCGGCCTGCCGTTCCCGCTTTGCACGCCTGCGCATGGCACGGCCTATGACATCGCGGGCAAGGGCATCGCCGACCTCGGTGCGACGCGCGAGGCTTTCCGGCTCGCCGTGCGGATGGCGAACCGACGCCGCTCCGTTATGGTGGCGCCTGCCGCGGCCTGACCGGCCGCGCGCCGCTGGTATGGGAGCCGCGGCCAGTTACGCTTTTCGGGGAGGACAGAGCATGGGAATGCCAGCATTCGGCGCCAACGCACGGCAGCGCTACGATCGGACGAACTGGCCGATCGCCGCGGCGATGATCCAGTATGCAAACCAGTTGCCCGATGGGCGCAGCGTGCAGGACCAGAGCGCGGATGAATGGGCCGCCACCCTGTCCGAGATCGCCGATGCCGGCTTCACCGAACTCGATCCCACCGATTGCTGGCTGCGCGTCGGCGACCTGTCGCCGCAGCGCCGCCGGGAATTCCGCGATGTGGCGGCCAGCCTCGGGCTGACGATCGCGGCCGTATCGACGGCGCGCAAGAACCTCATCGACGCCGATCCGGCGGTCGGCGAGGCGAATGTGAGCTATGGCCACCGGGTGATCGACGCCGCGGCCGAGATCGGCGCGTCGGCCGTCTCCTTCGGCTTCTTCGGCCCGCTGACCGAGCGGCAGAAGGAGGTTCTCTGGTTCTGGACGCAGGATGGCGTGCGCAATCCCGACGATCCGGCCATGTGGCGCCTGGCCGTCGAGCGCGTCCGCGAACTTGGCCGGCATGCCGCCGAACTCGACCTGGAAGTGTCGCTCGAAATGTACGAGGACACCTATCTCGGCACCGCCGAAAGCGCCGCCCGCTTCGTGACCGAGGTCGACCTTCCCAATGTCGGCGTCAACGCCGATATCGGCAACCTGATCCGTCTGCACCGCCCGGTCGAAAAATGGGCGGACATGATGGCAAGGCTCGCGCCCCTGTGCCGCTACTGGCACGTAAAGAACTACATTCGCGACGAAAGCGCGGACGGGCGCATCGTGACGCATCCCGCGCCGCTCGAATCCGGCATCATCAATTACCGCGCCGCCCTGTCCATGGTGCTGGCGCACGGTTTCAACTCGGCGCTTCTGCTCGAACATTACGGTGGCGACGGACTCAGCGTCTGCGCCAGCAATCGCGACTATCTGCGCCGGATCCTTCCTCGTCCGGAGGCGCGCCCATGACTACGATCTTCGACGAACCGGAGCGCTTTGCCGCCCGCGCGCTGGAAGGCTTCTGCGACATCCATGCCCGCATCGTGGCGCCGGTGCGCGGCGGAGTGCTGCGCTCGACGCAAACCCCGCAGGGCAAGGTCGCCCTGGTCATCGGCGGTGGCTCCGGTCACTACCCGGCCTTTGCCGGCTATGTCGGCGTCGGCTTCGCCGATGCGGCGGTTGCCGGCGACGTCTTCGCTTCGCCGTCCACCGAAAGCGTGGCGCGCATCTGCCGCCAGGCGGACAAGGGCGCCGGCATCGTCCTCGGCTTCGGCAACTATGCGGGCGACGTCCTGAATTTTGGTGCGGCGGCCACCCGCCTGCGCGCCGAAGGCATCGACGTCCGCGTACTGGCCGTCACGGACGATGTCGCCAGCGCGAACCGCTCCGAGCGCGAGAAGCGCCGCGGCGTCGCCGGCGACGTACCGGTATTCAAGATCGCCGGGGCCGCGGCGGAAGCCGGGATGGATATCGACACGGTGGACGCGCTGTCGCGCCGCGCCAATGACAGGACCGTATCCTTCGGCATCGCCTTCTCCGGCTGCACGCTGCCGGGTGCCAATGGACCGCTCTTTACCGTCGCGCCGGGCACGGTGGCGGTCGGGCTCGGCATCCATGGCGAACCGGGGATCCGCGACGAGCCGGCCATGAGCGCGAAGGCGCTTGCACAGCTTTTGGTCGAGCCGCTTCTGGCCGAGCGGCCCGAAGGCGCCAACGGGCGCGTCGCGGCGCTCCTGAACGGGCTCGGCTCCACCAAGCATGAAGAACTCTTCGTCCTGTGGACGCATGTGGCGGCGCGTCTGCGCGACGCCGGGCTGGAACTCGTGGCGCCCGAAGTGGGCGAGTACGTCACCAGCCTCGACATGGCCGGTTGCTCGCTGACGCTGACCTATCTGGATGCGGACCTGGAGCCGCTCTGGCTTGCAGCGGCCGACACCGCCGCCTTCCGGCGCGGCACGGTGGAGCCGCGGGCGGCGGCCGATCCGCTGCGCGAGGACGTCGTCGGAGCTATCGACTATCCGCAGGCGAGCGAAGCGTCGAAAGCCGACGCGGGTTGCGTGGCCGACATCGTCGCCACGGTGGCCGCCGCGCTGGCCGAGGCCGAGGACGAACTCGGGCGCATCGACGCCGTCGCAGGCGACGGCGATCATGGCCAGGGCATGCGGCGCGGATCGGCCTCGGCCGCCGAGGCGGCGCGTGCCGCGGCAACGGCCGGCGCCGGTGCGGGAACCGTGATCGCCGTTGCGGGCGACGCCTGGGCCGACACCGCCGGCGGTACGTCCGGCGCCATCTGGGGCCTGATCCTGCGCGGCTTCGGCACGGCCATCGGCGATTCAGCGCGCATCGACCTGCGGGCCGCGGCGGCAGCCATGCAGGCGGCCTTGTCGGACGTCACGCAGCTCGGCCGGGCGCGGGTCGGCGACAAGACGCTCGTCGATGCCCTCGTTCCCTTCGTCGACACGCTCGCGGCCGAGGCCGCCTCCGGGCACGATCTGGCGAAAGCCTGGCGTGCGGCCGCAGTGCGCGCCACCGAGGCCGCCGACGGGACGCGCGATCTGTCGCCGCGCCTCGGCCGCGCCCGGCCGCTTGCGGCGCGCAGCATCGGGCATCCGGATGCGGGTGCCGTCTCGCTGGCGCTCGTTGCCCGTACCATTGCGGACGCGCTGGAGGCGCGACCGCGCCGCTGACGCTCAACGCCCCGCCGGCTTCGATGCCGGGGGGCGCCCATCATCATTTCCGGGAGGAACTGCCATGAAGACGATCCTGTCCAGCCTTATCGCCATTGGAGCCGCGCTCGCGGCCGGGCCGGCGCTTGCCCAATGGGCGCCGTCCAAGCCTGTCGAGTTCATCGCGGCAGGTGGCGCGGGCGGCGGTACGGACCAGTTCGCCCGCCAGCTCCAGGCGGCTATCGCCAAGGAGAAGCTGACCGAACAGAACGTCGTCGTCGCCAACAAGGGCGGCGGATCCGGCGCCGAGGCGTTCATCTATGGTGTCGGAGCGGCGGGCGACGACCACAAGCTGATCTTCGGCACGTCCAACGAGTGGCAGCTCCCGCTCGTCACGCGTCTCGGCTACAAGGCCGAGGACCTGACGCCGGTGGCGACGCTGGCGGTGGACGAGTTCATCGTCTGGGTCCAGGCCGACAGCCCCTTCGAGACGATCAACGATCTGATCGCGGCCGGCAAGGAAACGCCCGGCAAGCTGCGCTTCGGCGGCTCGCAATCCAAGGACGTTGACCAGACGCTGCTGCGCCAGATCGAAGACGTGTCCGGCGCCAAGTTCCTGTACATCCCCTTCAAGTCCGGTTCCGAGGCCGCGGTGCAGCTTGCCGGCAACCACATCGACGCCAACACCAACAACCCGGCCGAGAATGTCGGCCAGTGGCGGGCAGGGCAGGCCAAGCCGCTCTGCGTCATGGCGCCGGAGCGCATGGCCTACACCGACAAGGTCACCGAGACGATGTCGTGGAACGACATTCCGACCTGCAAGGAGCAGGGGCTCGCCATCGAAAGCTACCAGATGCCGCGCACGGTCTTTGCCCCTGCCGACGTTCCGGCCGAGGCCATCGCCTACTACACGGAGCTCCTGCGCAAGGCATCCGAGACACCGGAGTTCCAGGCCTACCTGAAGACGACGTCGCAGACGGCCCGCTTCATGGCCGGCGACGACTTCAAGGGCTTCATCGCCGCCGACGTCCAGAAGTCGCGCGCGCAGTTCGAAGCCGACGGCTGGCTCGTCCAGTAACGCGATCACGAGGCGGGGCGGGTGGAGGAGTGTCCGCCCCGCGCTTGGCTTTCTGCCTACGGGCGCTGCAAGAGCGGGAGGAACGCGATGTTGACGCGTCGCCATGTCGAAGTCATCACCGGCCTTTGCGTTGCCCTTCTGGGCGCCGTCACGGCCTATGGCAGCCTGGAGAACGGCATCGGCTGGACCGATTTCGGACCGGCCTCGGGCTATTTCCCCTTCCGGATCGGGATCCTGATCCTCGTTCTGGGGCTGGTCATCGCGGCCCGCTACGCCCTGAGCCATCGTCGACGGGCTCCCGCCCGGGCAGCGCCGGAGGTTACCGGACCGGCGGCTTTGCATGACGATGCCGGGCTGGACGAGCGGTTCATGCCGGACGGGGCCATCGGCCGCATCGGCTCGATCCTCGTGCCGACGACGATCTGCGCGGCGCTGATCCCGTGGCTCGGCCTGTATCTGTCGGGCGGGCTCTTCCTGCTCTTCTCCATCATCACACTGGGCAAGACCGGCTTCCCGAAGGCGCTCGCCATTTCGGTCGGCGTCATGGCGGCCTTCTTCTTCATGTTCGAGTGGTGGTTCCAGGTCCCGCTGGCCAAGGGCATCATCATGCCGGCCATCGGCATCTACTAAGGGGAGACGGGCAATGGCCGATTTCGCCAATCTGATGCACGGCTTCTCCGTCGCATTTTCCTTCTACCATGTCTGGTTGATCGTCTTCGGCGTTCTCCTGGGCATCCTCGTCGGCGTCCTGCCCGGCCTCGGCGCCCCGAACGGCGTCACGCTGCTGCTGCCGCTGACCTTCACCATGGAACCGGTCTCGGCCATCATCCTGCTGTCGTCCATGTATTGGGGCGCGCTCTTCGGCGGATCGACGACATCCATCCTGTTCAACATTCCCGGCGAGCCTTCATCGGTGGCCACCACCTTCGACGGCTATCCCATGGCCAAGAACGGGCGGGCCACCGAGGCGCTGGCGACGGCCTTCTTCTCGGCGGGCCTCGGCGCGCTGACCGGCGTGCTGGTCATCACGCTTCTGGCCGGCTGGATCGCGGATTTCGCGCTGCGCTTCTCGTCGCCGGAATTCTTCGCCATCTACCTCCTGGCCTTCTGCTCCTTCATCGGGCTGGGCGGCGGCGATCCCATGAAGGCAGCCGTCTCGCTTCTGGCGGGCCTGGCCTTCGCGACGGTGGGCATGGACACGGTGTCGGGCGAGCTGCGGTTGACCTTCGGCTTCACCGATCTTCTGCGCGGCATTTCCTTCCTGGTCGCGGTAATCGGCCTGTTCGGCATCGGCGAACTGCTACTGACCGTGCAGGAGGAGATGAAGTTCAAGGGCGTCTCGTCCAAGATCGAGATCCGCGAGATCTTCAGGGCCCTGGCGCGCCTGCCGCATTACTGGGTCACCTTCCTGCGCTCGGCCGCGGTCGGTGTCTGGATGGGCATCACCCCCGGCGGCCCGACGGCCGCGTCCTTCATGAGCTACGGTCTGGGCCGGCGCTTCGGCAAGTACGGCAAGAACTTCGGCAAGGGCGAGCCCGAAGGCGTGATCGCGCCGGAAACGGCCGACCACTCGGCCGGCACCTCCGCGCTCCTGCCCATGCTGGCGCTCGGCGTGCCCGGATCGGCGACGGCCGCCGTCATGATGGGCGGCCTGATGATCTGGGGGCTGCAGCCTGGTCCCTTGCTGTTCGTCGAGCAGCCGGACTTCGTCTGGGGCCTGATCGCCTCGATGTACATGTCCAACATCATTGCCGTCGTCCTTGTCCTGGCCACGGTGCCGCTCTTCGCGTCGATCCTGCGGATCCCCTTCGGGATCATCGGCCCGATCATCATCGTGGTCTGCCTGATCGGCGCCTATACGGTGGCCAATGCGGAGTTCGACGTGCTCATGGCCGTCGCCTTCGGCATCGTCGGCTACATCTTCAAGCGGCTGGACTATCCGATCGCACCGCTGGTGCTGGCCATGGTTCTGGGCGACAAGGCCGAGGACGCCTTCCGCCAGTCCATGCTCTACTCGGGCGGATCCTTGTCCATCTTCTGGTCCAATGCGCTTGTCGGAACCATCATGGGGCTGGCGATCCTGCTTCTTGTCTGGCCGATCCTGTCCAGGGGAGTGGCCTTCCTGTTCCGCCGCGGCGCGGCTTCTGGGGCCCACTGATCCCAGCCTTGAGCATCGACCACGCAGTTCAAGGGCCCCGCCCGGCGCGACACGCCGGGCGGGGCCTTTCTGCTTTTATGGCCGAGCCTTGGAAGCTGCCGGCTCGGGCAACCATCAGAGAAGGCCCCTGGCCTTGAGGTCGGCGGCGAATGGAGCGAGTGGCATGACCAGCGCGAGAGGCTGGTTCTCCAGCGGCTCGGCTCCGTAGCTGGCACACCATTTTGCTGCGGGCTCGCTCCTGGTGTCGATGATCAGCAGCACACCGCCGGCCTCGGCGGCGAGAAGCTGACCGCCCAGACCGTGGCCCGCTACGGACATGTCGGTTGCGATCCTTGCCAGCTTGAACCCGGCGATTTCGTGCCGGGCCAGCCGCTTCTTCATCGATGCCGGCACGCTTGCCTACATCACGGAAGCGGGGGCAACAGTGTAGAAGCCCAGCACACGGCCGGGCGTGGAAGCGTCGATCGCACAGAAGGTTTTCGAGGCTTTCTGTTCGTGGCTTTGACGCGCATAGCGCCGGAAGAAGTCGTTCATCGCCGGATCGCCGCAATCGAGGCTTTGACGATCATGGGATTTTGCGGTTGCTTCCTCGCTCCAGGCGGGCGGCGTCATAAAGTATCAGGCAGGGCCGTTATCGCTGACCGCAGCTTCGCGGTGGGCTTGGGTGGATTTTCCAGCAATGCCAGCACGCGCACATGGTCGCGCGCCGTCAGGTGAACGACTTCGGCCGCCTCGATCACAGCTTCGGCTTCACGCAAGGCGGTCTGCGTAACGACGTTGGTCAAGTCGGTGTTGCGCAGCGCAGCGGCGCGCACGAGCCTGGCCTTCGTTTCCGGCGAGACCCGCAGGTTCATACGCTTGTTATCGTCTACGGCGGCGCGAGGCATCTCCGCCCTCCTGGATTTCGTACACATTCAAGATGTACGTGATCTGAAGTGAAAAATCAGGCCTGTCAGGAGACCCTGCCGTTCCCGGCGAGAAAGTCGAGCAGCTCCCGCACCCGCGAGGGCAGGGGGCCGCCCTGGCCGACATAGACGGCGTGGAAGGTTTCCCTCTCACCCGTATCGAGATCGCCGAGAACCGGCACGAGTCGTCCGGCGGCGATGTCTTCGCGCAGGGTGAACGCAGCAAGCCGGGCAAGGCCGACGCCAGACAGAGCCAGATGACGCAGGCCCTCTCCGTCGCTTGCCTGCACCCGTCCTGTCGCGGGCACCACCACGGTTCCGCCGTTGCCGCGGAGCGGCCAGCCATCGACGGCACGGGCATAGCCGAATCCAAGACAATTATGTGCCTCGAGATCGGCGATGGAGCGAGGTTCGCCCCAGCGATCGAGATAGGAGGGCGCGGCCACGATCATCAGCGCCGTCTCGCCAAGCTTGCGCGCCACGAGGCTGGAGCTTTTCAATGGCCCTGCCCGGATCGCCACGTCTGCGCGC
This genomic window from Aureimonas sp. OT7 contains:
- a CDS encoding LysR family transcriptional regulator — encoded protein: MGSLNHNRSGEMDMFVRVVELGGFSPAARAARMTPSAVSKLIARLEARLGARLLSRSTRRVQLTPEGCAFYERATRILADIEDAERAAGAGEQAVGRVRVNTSASYANHILAPILPAFMAEHPGVTLDIVQTDAVVDLVAERADVAIRAGPLKSSSLVARKLGETALMIVAAPSYLDRWGEPRSIADLEAHNCLGFGYARAVDGWPLRGNGGTVVVPATGRVQASDGEGLRHLALSGVGLARLAAFTLREDIAAGRLVPVLGDLDTGERETFHAVYVGQGGPLPSRVRELLDFLAGNGRVS
- a CDS encoding DUF1778 domain-containing protein — translated: MPRAAVDDNKRMNLRVSPETKARLVRAAALRNTDLTNVVTQTALREAEAVIEAAEVVHLTARDHVRVLALLENPPKPTAKLRSAITALPDTL
- a CDS encoding dihydroxyacetone kinase family protein, whose protein sequence is MTTIFDEPERFAARALEGFCDIHARIVAPVRGGVLRSTQTPQGKVALVIGGGSGHYPAFAGYVGVGFADAAVAGDVFASPSTESVARICRQADKGAGIVLGFGNYAGDVLNFGAAATRLRAEGIDVRVLAVTDDVASANRSEREKRRGVAGDVPVFKIAGAAAEAGMDIDTVDALSRRANDRTVSFGIAFSGCTLPGANGPLFTVAPGTVAVGLGIHGEPGIRDEPAMSAKALAQLLVEPLLAERPEGANGRVAALLNGLGSTKHEELFVLWTHVAARLRDAGLELVAPEVGEYVTSLDMAGCSLTLTYLDADLEPLWLAAADTAAFRRGTVEPRAAADPLREDVVGAIDYPQASEASKADAGCVADIVATVAAALAEAEDELGRIDAVAGDGDHGQGMRRGSASAAEAARAAATAGAGAGTVIAVAGDAWADTAGGTSGAIWGLILRGFGTAIGDSARIDLRAAAAAMQAALSDVTQLGRARVGDKTLVDALVPFVDTLAAEAASGHDLAKAWRAAAVRATEAADGTRDLSPRLGRARPLAARSIGHPDAGAVSLALVARTIADALEARPRR
- a CDS encoding tripartite tricarboxylate transporter permease; translation: MADFANLMHGFSVAFSFYHVWLIVFGVLLGILVGVLPGLGAPNGVTLLLPLTFTMEPVSAIILLSSMYWGALFGGSTTSILFNIPGEPSSVATTFDGYPMAKNGRATEALATAFFSAGLGALTGVLVITLLAGWIADFALRFSSPEFFAIYLLAFCSFIGLGGGDPMKAAVSLLAGLAFATVGMDTVSGELRLTFGFTDLLRGISFLVAVIGLFGIGELLLTVQEEMKFKGVSSKIEIREIFRALARLPHYWVTFLRSAAVGVWMGITPGGPTAASFMSYGLGRRFGKYGKNFGKGEPEGVIAPETADHSAGTSALLPMLALGVPGSATAAVMMGGLMIWGLQPGPLLFVEQPDFVWGLIASMYMSNIIAVVLVLATVPLFASILRIPFGIIGPIIIVVCLIGAYTVANAEFDVLMAVAFGIVGYIFKRLDYPIAPLVLAMVLGDKAEDAFRQSMLYSGGSLSIFWSNALVGTIMGLAILLLVWPILSRGVAFLFRRGAASGAH
- a CDS encoding 4-hydroxythreonine-4-phosphate dehydrogenase PdxA, producing the protein MSVETADARPVIALAMGDPAGISPELTAMLLADPETREAARIVVFGDRRILDKGAQEAGVELDLEMLAAPGAPTGERHAMVDLQHLAPDEVERGEATLKGGTFATTNFRKALEMADAGRADAVMFTPFNKKAMRYAYPGYDDEIRFVVDVTGFNGKVREFNVLEKVWNARVTSHIPLKDVSEHLSVDAILAEVELTVRCLKQSGIEKPRVAVAGLNPHAGDGGSFGMEEIDVIEPAVKAAQERGYDVEGPFPADTVFLRALKDEFHAVLTMYHDQGQIAMKMMGFDKGVTMMGGLPFPLCTPAHGTAYDIAGKGIADLGATREAFRLAVRMANRRRSVMVAPAAA
- a CDS encoding GntR family transcriptional regulator codes for the protein MVESLAIAGAGRSAATPDGGTRRISRQSLHDTLVGHLRDMIIEGQLPPGSRLHEGQLGEELGVSRTPLREAIKYLASEGLVELVQSRGAVVKRFDAKDVHDMLVVIGNLEELAGRLCCRNASDAEIATIRAAHDEMMRLYGIGDRLAYYKLNQEIHTLIVRYSGNEALAHVHATLQMRLKRIRFIGHEGPERWAAAIAEHEEMITALERRDGDALAETLGRHLRNAWERVKEAV
- a CDS encoding tripartite tricarboxylate transporter TctB family protein, which codes for MLTRRHVEVITGLCVALLGAVTAYGSLENGIGWTDFGPASGYFPFRIGILILVLGLVIAARYALSHRRRAPARAAPEVTGPAALHDDAGLDERFMPDGAIGRIGSILVPTTICAALIPWLGLYLSGGLFLLFSIITLGKTGFPKALAISVGVMAAFFFMFEWWFQVPLAKGIIMPAIGIY
- a CDS encoding tripartite tricarboxylate transporter substrate-binding protein, yielding MKTILSSLIAIGAALAAGPALAQWAPSKPVEFIAAGGAGGGTDQFARQLQAAIAKEKLTEQNVVVANKGGGSGAEAFIYGVGAAGDDHKLIFGTSNEWQLPLVTRLGYKAEDLTPVATLAVDEFIVWVQADSPFETINDLIAAGKETPGKLRFGGSQSKDVDQTLLRQIEDVSGAKFLYIPFKSGSEAAVQLAGNHIDANTNNPAENVGQWRAGQAKPLCVMAPERMAYTDKVTETMSWNDIPTCKEQGLAIESYQMPRTVFAPADVPAEAIAYYTELLRKASETPEFQAYLKTTSQTARFMAGDDFKGFIAADVQKSRAQFEADGWLVQ
- a CDS encoding sugar phosphate isomerase/epimerase family protein, translating into MGMPAFGANARQRYDRTNWPIAAAMIQYANQLPDGRSVQDQSADEWAATLSEIADAGFTELDPTDCWLRVGDLSPQRRREFRDVAASLGLTIAAVSTARKNLIDADPAVGEANVSYGHRVIDAAAEIGASAVSFGFFGPLTERQKEVLWFWTQDGVRNPDDPAMWRLAVERVRELGRHAAELDLEVSLEMYEDTYLGTAESAARFVTEVDLPNVGVNADIGNLIRLHRPVEKWADMMARLAPLCRYWHVKNYIRDESADGRIVTHPAPLESGIINYRAALSMVLAHGFNSALLLEHYGGDGLSVCASNRDYLRRILPRPEARP